The Papaver somniferum cultivar HN1 chromosome 3, ASM357369v1, whole genome shotgun sequence genome includes a region encoding these proteins:
- the LOC113358172 gene encoding exonuclease DPD1, chloroplastic/mitochondrial-like — protein MRAVSSCFSVLQGPKGRSLCILKENVFVQPMFVASIWSRNFHTFRALRNRVGKRFGLKLVASDAYRASRDDPSTGRLKQRTVTTKTERTSNITRSSKSCVIRPSELGEETVTMGTKLNLYNSEVIETKDIKHYDVQPKVEGSKKSERLVTIFVFDTETTGLHRENERIIEFALRDLSGGKDSTLQTLVNPERDILNDHIHGITTSMVNRPDVPRFSDLIPILQHYVKTRQIPGTPILWVGHNARVFDVPFLISEFSRCSMEIPSDWLFLDTLSLARDLMKLEGSKLTGKSVQALREYYGIPWVGKAHTAMADVNMLSEILRHMTIDLQLPASALLERSFTASHIINAKKKKTTTS, from the exons ATGAGGGCAGTGTCTTCGTGCttttctgtgctgcaaggacccAAAGGCAGATCCCTATGTATACTGAAAGAAAATGTGTTTGTTCAACCGATGTTTGTAGCCAGTATTTGGTCACGAAATTTCCATACGTTCCGTGCGCTAAGAAATCGTGTAGGAAAGAGATTTGGGTTGAAGTTGGTGGCGTCTGATGCCTATAGAGCTTCTCGAGATGATCCCAGTACTGGAAGGTTGAAGCAGCGGACAGTGACAACAAAAACAGAAAGAACGAGTAACATAACACGTAGCAGTAAATCATGCGTCATCAGGCCCAGTGAACTTGGGGAAGAAACGGTTACAATGGGCACTAAGTTAAACTTATACAATTCAGAGGTGATAGAAACTAAAGATATTAAACATTATGATGTTCAACCAAAGGTTGAAGGGAGCAAAAAAAGTGAGAGGCTTGTgacaatttttgtttttgatactgAAACTACAGGCCTCCATCGTGAGAATGAAAGAATTATTGAGTTCGCACTTCGAGATCTTAGTGGAGGCAAGGACAGTACACTACAAACCCTAGTCAATCCTGAACGGGACATCCTAAATGACCACATTCATGGCATTACAACTAGCATGGTGAACAGGCCAGATGTCCCAAG GTTTTCTGATCTGATTCCAATCTTACAGCATTATGTGAAAACTCGCCAAATCCCTGGCACACCTATTCTGTGGGTTGGTCATAATGCCCGCGTTTTTGACGTGCCTTTTCTGATCAGTGAGTTTAGTCGATGCTCCATGGAGATTCCTTCCGATTGGCTGTTTCTAGATACACTTTCTCTTGCTAGGGATCTGATGAAACTAGAGG GATCGAAGCTTACAGGTAAATCTGTACAAGCACTTCGTGAATACTATGGAATTCCATGGGTTGGTAAAGCTCATACTGCAATGGCAGATGTGAATATGTTGTCAGAAATACTACGGCATATGACTATTGACTTGCAGCTTCCAGCTTCTGCACTTTTAGAAAGATCTTTCACGGCCTCCCACATAATCAATgcgaaaaagaagaaaaccacCACAAGctag